Proteins from a genomic interval of Lysobacter arenosi:
- a CDS encoding response regulator transcription factor produces the protein MPTLLIADDHPLFRAALRQAAMEAVAGAEILEAGHLDGVLAALDADSGVDLVLLDLHMPGNHGLAGLAAIRAQHPGVAVVVVSANDDPRVVRRALDHGAAGYLPKSAGLDELRDAIRAVLACEQWLPSALRAAVARTQSDSGDADLAARLASLSPQQFRVLTLVAQGLLNKQIADRLVVQERTVKAHLSAIFERLGVRNRTQASVVLRELELSDPARQIA, from the coding sequence ATGCCGACCCTGCTGATCGCCGACGACCATCCGCTGTTCCGTGCTGCCCTGCGGCAGGCGGCGATGGAGGCCGTGGCCGGCGCCGAGATCCTCGAAGCCGGTCATCTCGATGGTGTGCTGGCCGCGCTCGACGCCGATTCCGGTGTCGACCTGGTCCTGCTCGACCTGCACATGCCCGGCAATCACGGCCTGGCCGGACTGGCCGCGATCCGCGCCCAGCACCCGGGCGTGGCAGTCGTGGTGGTCTCGGCCAACGACGACCCGCGGGTGGTGCGCCGCGCCCTGGATCACGGTGCCGCCGGTTACCTGCCCAAGAGCGCCGGCCTGGACGAACTGCGCGATGCCATCCGCGCCGTGCTCGCCTGCGAGCAATGGCTGCCCAGCGCATTGCGGGCGGCGGTGGCGCGCACGCAGAGCGACAGCGGCGACGCCGACTTGGCCGCGCGCCTGGCTAGCCTGTCGCCGCAGCAGTTCCGCGTGCTCACGCTGGTCGCGCAGGGCCTGCTCAACAAGCAGATCGCCGACCGGCTTGTTGTGCAGGAGCGGACCGTGAAGGCGCACCTGTCGGCAATCTTCGAACGCCTGGGCGTGCGCAACCGCACCCAGGCCAGCGTGGTGTTGCGCGAACTGGAACTGTCGGACCCGGCACGGCAGATCGCCTGA
- a CDS encoding 3-hydroxybutyrate oligomer hydrolase family protein gives MTIRPDRIVLAALALATLSLASCSTSAPRTKTEASPMFSAMRQTEHRGSDDLLSAGLGLTGLRAMTPPAFADGEHPTPSELRRRALWSNWRGIADLAPGGGYGELYGSTASVPGREYSAFATVPGASQPHRVLVQVPDGFDTGKRCLVVTASSGSRGIYGAIAVAGAWGLPKGCAVAYTDKGAGTDYFDLDSGQGVRADGTLGARGEGLAFEKLTSASSGVAFKHAHSGDNPEADWGRHVKQAAQFALQSLDSAFPQSAPFTFDNTRVIAVGISNGGGAVLRAAELDGDWLDAVVAGEPNIYSEGEGSRPLYDFTTEAALLMPCALLHMQNLPQPPLTAQAAPLWTQRCAALKSTGLIEGGDTAAQAKSAYDALKAHGWTDEALRAGALSVGFDLWRAVAVTYASSYGRYGFGAMPCGNRFTALGADFSPRDTTATERAAWWSDASGIPPGAGVNILEEHPTSPLTTLQCLRGLWTGDDANAQRVRKGIAETRAALPRKGLPVVVIHGSDDGLVPPAFTSAPYVKQAQAAGRDVRYWQVRNAQHFDAFLGLPDYGSRYLPLLPYVYAALDRVSATLDGTSALPADAVIATTPRAGKPLEAANLAMPR, from the coding sequence ATGACCATCCGTCCCGATCGAATCGTCCTCGCCGCACTCGCCCTGGCCACGCTTTCACTGGCGAGCTGCTCCACCTCTGCGCCGCGCACCAAAACGGAGGCTTCACCGATGTTCTCCGCAATGCGCCAGACCGAGCACCGCGGCAGCGACGATCTGCTCAGCGCCGGCCTCGGCCTGACCGGGCTGCGCGCGATGACCCCACCGGCGTTCGCCGACGGCGAGCATCCGACGCCCTCTGAACTGCGCCGCCGTGCGCTGTGGAGCAACTGGCGTGGCATCGCCGACCTTGCCCCGGGCGGAGGCTACGGCGAGCTCTACGGCAGCACCGCCAGCGTTCCGGGGCGCGAGTACAGCGCGTTCGCGACGGTGCCCGGCGCGAGCCAGCCGCACCGCGTGCTGGTGCAGGTGCCCGACGGTTTCGACACTGGCAAGCGCTGCCTCGTGGTGACGGCCTCCTCCGGTTCGCGCGGCATCTACGGTGCGATCGCGGTGGCCGGTGCCTGGGGCCTGCCCAAGGGTTGCGCGGTGGCCTACACCGACAAGGGCGCGGGCACGGATTATTTCGATCTCGATTCCGGCCAGGGCGTTCGCGCCGATGGCACGCTGGGCGCGCGCGGCGAAGGCCTGGCGTTCGAGAAATTGACGTCGGCATCGTCGGGCGTGGCGTTCAAGCACGCGCATTCGGGCGACAACCCCGAGGCCGACTGGGGCCGGCACGTGAAGCAGGCGGCGCAGTTCGCGCTGCAGTCGCTCGACAGTGCCTTCCCGCAGTCCGCACCCTTCACCTTCGACAACACCCGCGTGATCGCGGTGGGCATCTCCAACGGCGGTGGCGCGGTGCTGCGTGCCGCCGAACTCGACGGCGACTGGCTCGACGCGGTCGTCGCCGGCGAACCCAACATCTATTCGGAAGGCGAGGGCAGTCGTCCGCTGTACGACTTCACGACCGAGGCGGCACTGCTGATGCCCTGTGCGTTGCTGCACATGCAGAACCTGCCGCAGCCGCCGCTGACCGCGCAGGCCGCGCCGCTGTGGACGCAGCGCTGCGCAGCGCTGAAGTCGACTGGCCTGATCGAGGGCGGTGATACCGCGGCCCAGGCGAAGTCCGCGTACGACGCGCTGAAAGCCCACGGCTGGACCGATGAAGCGCTGCGCGCAGGTGCCTTGTCGGTCGGTTTCGATCTGTGGCGTGCGGTGGCGGTGACCTACGCGTCGTCCTACGGACGCTATGGCTTCGGCGCCATGCCGTGCGGCAACCGCTTCACCGCGCTGGGCGCGGACTTCAGTCCGCGCGACACCACGGCAACCGAACGCGCCGCCTGGTGGTCCGACGCCAGCGGCATCCCACCCGGTGCCGGCGTGAACATCCTCGAAGAACATCCGACCTCGCCGCTGACGACGCTGCAATGCCTGCGTGGGTTGTGGACCGGCGACGACGCCAATGCCCAGCGCGTCCGCAAGGGCATCGCCGAAACGCGCGCCGCGCTGCCGCGCAAGGGCCTGCCGGTGGTCGTCATCCACGGCAGCGACGACGGCCTGGTCCCGCCTGCGTTCACCAGTGCGCCGTACGTGAAACAGGCGCAAGCCGCCGGCCGCGACGTGCGCTACTGGCAGGTGCGCAACGCCCAGCACTTCGATGCCTTCCTCGGGCTCCCCGATTACGGCTCGCGCTATCTGCCGCTGCTGCCGTACGTGTACGCAGCGCTGGACCGGGTCAGCGCGACGCTGGACGGCACTTCCGCGCTGCCGGCCGATGCGGTGATCGCCACCACGCCGCGCGCGGGCAAGCCGCTGGAGGCGGCGAACCTGGCGATGCCACGCTGA
- a CDS encoding CDP-alcohol phosphatidyltransferase family protein: MSRHFSMLREFHLADWFTLANAFCGTGAIFAAMRFLQEGGVRDLLIGMALIPLAFIFDALDGRVARWRNSASTLGRELDSLADVISFGVAPAALAYACGLQGGWDWVVLSYFVGCGVSRLARYNVTAEQLSGGGDKVKFFEGTPIPTSLALVVVLAVAAWQGAIGPDLWLGMIKLGPWQFHPLVLMFALSGSLMISKTLRIPKP; this comes from the coding sequence ATGTCGCGCCACTTTTCGATGCTGCGTGAGTTCCACCTCGCCGACTGGTTCACGCTGGCCAATGCCTTCTGCGGCACGGGCGCGATCTTCGCCGCCATGCGCTTCCTGCAGGAGGGCGGGGTACGCGACCTGCTGATCGGCATGGCGCTGATCCCGCTGGCCTTCATCTTCGACGCCCTCGACGGCCGCGTGGCGCGCTGGCGCAACTCCGCCTCGACCCTGGGCCGTGAACTCGACTCGCTGGCCGACGTGATCTCCTTCGGCGTCGCGCCGGCGGCACTGGCCTATGCCTGCGGCCTGCAGGGCGGTTGGGACTGGGTCGTGCTGAGCTACTTCGTCGGCTGCGGCGTGAGCCGCCTGGCGCGCTACAACGTCACCGCCGAGCAGTTGTCCGGCGGCGGCGACAAGGTCAAGTTCTTCGAAGGCACGCCGATCCCGACCAGCCTGGCGCTGGTGGTGGTGCTGGCCGTCGCCGCCTGGCAGGGCGCGATCGGCCCCGACCTGTGGCTGGGCATGATCAAGCTCGGGCCGTGGCAGTTCCATCCGCTGGTGCTGATGTTCGCCCTGTCGGGGTCGCTGATGATCAGCAAGACCCTGCGGATTCCCAAGCCGTGA
- the phaE gene encoding class III poly(R)-hydroxyalkanoic acid synthase subunit PhaE, whose product MKQDDFEAWTRQYWNAWGDSLRSATTPEAPTMPGVPGWSEAMNWWSQLAKGGMPQGDEAVSRFNAQAQGWFGQMQQLAAQFAGRTANAGDIAAAWKQALGGDGANPFAHMLGTMPGSASTDPSQWFDQAAPWLQQLQRDGRSWLGLPAFGFAREHQERWQHLMQAQVDLQQQSQAYQTLLAEAGQDAFVRFERKLGERSAPGRQLESVRALFDLWIDAAEEAYADIALSPRFRDAYAALVNAQMTLRGRQQTIVEQASAQMGMPTRTELDSAHRKIVQLERELRRLRDAVQANAARSGRSEAPRQAADEPAPEPAPRPAPKTRKAAPAGSAAKPARGAAKPSTRKR is encoded by the coding sequence ATGAAGCAGGACGATTTCGAAGCGTGGACGCGGCAGTACTGGAATGCCTGGGGCGACAGCCTGCGTTCGGCGACGACGCCCGAAGCGCCGACCATGCCGGGCGTGCCGGGCTGGTCCGAAGCGATGAACTGGTGGTCGCAGCTGGCCAAGGGCGGCATGCCGCAGGGCGACGAAGCCGTCTCGCGCTTCAACGCCCAGGCGCAGGGCTGGTTCGGGCAGATGCAACAGCTGGCGGCGCAGTTCGCCGGCCGCACTGCCAATGCCGGCGACATTGCCGCGGCCTGGAAGCAGGCGCTCGGTGGCGATGGCGCCAACCCGTTCGCACACATGCTCGGCACGATGCCGGGCAGTGCCAGCACCGATCCTTCGCAGTGGTTCGACCAGGCTGCGCCGTGGTTGCAGCAGTTGCAGCGTGATGGCCGCTCGTGGCTCGGCCTGCCCGCGTTCGGATTCGCCCGCGAGCACCAGGAGCGCTGGCAGCACCTGATGCAGGCGCAGGTCGATCTGCAGCAGCAGAGCCAGGCCTACCAGACCTTGCTGGCCGAAGCCGGCCAGGACGCCTTCGTGCGCTTCGAGCGCAAGCTCGGCGAACGCAGCGCTCCGGGTCGCCAGCTCGAGTCGGTTCGCGCGCTGTTCGACCTGTGGATCGATGCCGCCGAGGAAGCCTACGCCGACATCGCGCTGTCGCCACGCTTCCGCGACGCCTATGCGGCGCTGGTCAATGCGCAGATGACGCTGCGCGGTCGCCAGCAGACGATCGTCGAACAGGCCAGCGCGCAGATGGGCATGCCGACCCGGACCGAGCTGGACTCGGCGCATCGCAAGATCGTCCAGCTCGAGCGCGAACTGCGCCGCCTGCGTGATGCCGTGCAAGCCAATGCGGCGCGCAGCGGACGAAGCGAAGCGCCCAGGCAGGCAGCCGACGAACCTGCACCGGAGCCCGCGCCCAGGCCTGCGCCGAAAACGCGCAAGGCAGCACCTGCCGGCAGCGCAGCCAAACCCGCGCGCGGCGCGGCGAAACCGAGCACGAGGAAGCGTTGA
- a CDS encoding class III poly(R)-hydroxyalkanoic acid synthase subunit PhaC, with translation MDGFGSGPLGFTPQSLAEESLRFQAKLRAGLETLHQVHDVDYGATAREEVWRDGKVVLYRFRGDRAPTARVPLLIVYALVNRPYMVDLQDDKSLVRGLLERGEDVYVLDWGYPDRSDRYLELEDYIQRYIGGAIDHLCGEYRLDAVNLLGICQGGAFSLCHAALNPHKVHNLITMVTPVDFHTSDNMLGNWTRGLDIDLFVDTLGNVPADVMNWCYLTLKPWRLFVQKYVGLVDVLDDRKALEDFLRMEKWIFDSPDQAGEAFRQFVKQFYQGNGFVKGGIDIGGRPVDLRNVDMPVLNIYAEQDHLVPPSSSKVLADLVGSDDYSELSFKGGHIGIYVSSRAQREVPAAIHEWLGARSR, from the coding sequence ATGGATGGATTCGGTAGCGGTCCGCTCGGCTTCACGCCGCAATCCCTGGCCGAAGAGTCGCTGCGCTTCCAGGCCAAGCTCCGAGCCGGCCTGGAGACGCTCCACCAGGTCCATGACGTCGATTACGGCGCGACCGCACGCGAGGAAGTCTGGCGCGACGGCAAGGTCGTGCTGTACCGCTTCCGCGGTGACCGCGCACCTACGGCGCGAGTACCACTGCTGATCGTCTACGCCCTGGTCAATCGCCCCTACATGGTCGACCTGCAGGACGACAAATCGCTCGTGCGCGGCCTGCTCGAGCGCGGCGAGGACGTCTACGTGCTGGACTGGGGCTACCCCGACCGGTCCGACCGCTACCTCGAGCTGGAGGACTACATCCAGCGCTACATCGGTGGTGCCATCGACCACCTGTGCGGCGAATACCGCCTCGATGCCGTCAACCTGCTCGGCATCTGCCAGGGCGGTGCGTTCTCGCTGTGCCATGCCGCGCTCAATCCGCACAAGGTGCACAACCTGATCACGATGGTCACGCCGGTGGATTTCCACACCAGCGACAACATGCTGGGCAACTGGACGCGCGGGCTCGACATCGACCTGTTCGTCGACACGCTCGGCAACGTCCCGGCCGACGTGATGAACTGGTGCTACCTCACGCTCAAGCCCTGGCGCCTGTTCGTGCAGAAGTACGTCGGCCTGGTCGACGTGCTCGACGACCGCAAGGCGCTGGAAGACTTCCTGCGCATGGAGAAGTGGATCTTCGATTCGCCCGACCAGGCGGGCGAAGCATTCCGCCAGTTCGTCAAGCAGTTCTACCAGGGCAACGGCTTCGTCAAGGGCGGCATCGACATCGGCGGGCGCCCGGTCGACCTGCGCAATGTCGACATGCCGGTCCTCAACATCTACGCCGAGCAGGACCACCTGGTGCCGCCGTCGTCGTCCAAGGTGCTGGCCGACCTGGTCGGCAGCGATGACTACAGCGAGCTGTCGTTCAAAGGCGGTCACATCGGCATCTATGTCTCCAGCCGAGCGCAGCGCGAAGTGCCGGCGGCGATCCACGAGTGGCTCGGCGCGCGTTCGCGCTGA
- a CDS encoding SGNH/GDSL hydrolase family protein translates to MPKSVLLLCLALLTACASAPTPPASAPPAAQLPDSTRFEPDIVAFEQADSVVRRRPGGVVFVGSSSIRLWDSLGDDFPGAAPINRGFGGSRLRDTTYYAQRIVVPYQPRAVVVYAGDNDLAEGRTPQQVRDDFAALVTQLRAQLPQARIAFISIKPSPARQALQARMREANELVREYASHQQGIAYLDVATPMLAADGQPRGELFLADHLHMNPNGYAIWTGVVGKWLDAL, encoded by the coding sequence ATGCCCAAGTCCGTACTGTTGCTCTGCCTCGCGCTGCTCACCGCCTGCGCATCCGCTCCGACCCCGCCGGCCAGTGCGCCGCCCGCGGCGCAGCTGCCCGATTCCACCCGGTTCGAGCCGGACATCGTCGCCTTCGAACAGGCCGACAGCGTTGTCCGTCGCCGGCCCGGTGGCGTGGTGTTCGTCGGCAGTTCCTCGATCCGCCTGTGGGACAGCCTTGGCGACGATTTCCCCGGCGCGGCCCCGATCAATCGCGGTTTCGGCGGCTCGCGCCTGCGCGATACGACCTATTACGCGCAGCGCATCGTCGTCCCGTACCAGCCGCGCGCCGTGGTGGTGTATGCCGGTGACAACGACCTGGCCGAGGGTCGCACGCCGCAGCAGGTGCGCGACGATTTCGCCGCGCTGGTGACACAGCTGCGTGCCCAGCTACCGCAGGCGCGGATCGCCTTCATTTCGATCAAGCCCAGCCCGGCGCGCCAGGCCTTGCAGGCCCGGATGCGCGAAGCCAATGAGCTGGTGCGCGAGTATGCAAGCCACCAGCAGGGGATCGCCTACCTCGATGTCGCCACGCCGATGCTGGCCGCCGATGGCCAGCCGCGCGGCGAGCTGTTCCTGGCCGATCACCTGCACATGAACCCGAACGGCTATGCCATCTGGACCGGCGTCGTCGGCAAGTGGCTGGATGCGCTGTAA
- a CDS encoding DUF5329 domain-containing protein, which translates to MSRRLRPLLIGFLFACAATAAQAQAPLPAKAQLEIEQLITALGSSGCQFQRNGSWYPASEAQSHLRRKYDYLRKRDMVASAEQFIERAGSQSSMSGKSYQVRCPGQPAVASSTWLTKQLGAIRHARP; encoded by the coding sequence ATGAGTCGTCGCCTTCGTCCGCTGCTGATCGGATTCCTGTTCGCCTGCGCGGCCACCGCTGCGCAGGCGCAGGCACCATTGCCGGCGAAGGCGCAGCTGGAAATCGAGCAACTGATCACCGCGCTAGGAAGTTCCGGCTGCCAGTTCCAGCGCAATGGCAGCTGGTACCCCGCCAGCGAAGCGCAGTCGCATTTGCGCCGGAAGTACGACTACCTGCGCAAGCGCGACATGGTCGCCAGCGCCGAGCAGTTCATCGAGCGCGCCGGCAGCCAGAGCAGCATGAGCGGCAAGTCTTACCAGGTACGCTGCCCGGGCCAGCCCGCGGTGGCGTCCTCGACCTGGTTGACGAAGCAATTGGGCGCCATTCGTCACGCCCGGCCCTGA
- a CDS encoding PspC domain-containing protein, translated as MNATRSLSRSRHDRMIAGVLGGIARRFGWNSTLLRVAYVLISIASAAFPGILVYLILWLLVPEGD; from the coding sequence ATGAACGCCACACGCTCACTTTCCCGCTCTCGCCACGATCGGATGATTGCCGGCGTGCTGGGCGGCATCGCACGCAGGTTCGGCTGGAACTCGACGCTGCTGCGCGTCGCCTACGTGCTGATCTCCATCGCCTCGGCGGCGTTCCCGGGCATCCTGGTCTACCTGATCCTGTGGCTGCTGGTTCCCGAAGGCGATTGA
- a CDS encoding DedA family protein/thiosulfate sulfurtransferase GlpE, with protein sequence METLLHLIAVYGLLVVFVSVFLDQGGIPVPAYPPIILTAALAVDRGDSVWPILIVSTLAAVMADWLWFVGGRRLGAKLLRLMCRLSLSPDSCVLMTRGVYSRWGAPSLIVAKFIPGFAAVATTLAGETGTRTGRFLFYDGIGALLWSGLAVALGAIFHEAVNSVLEQLEDLGRFALPAILILIAVFVLWKLWRRQMFLRQLRMARITPMELRQLIDEGTSPLILDVRPEPMRNASGWIPGAVFVRTLGEAELLPRDEVVVYCDCPNEASAAVLARELNKHGFKRVRPLAGGFEGWRSEGNQVAFE encoded by the coding sequence ATGGAAACGCTGCTGCACCTGATTGCCGTATACGGCCTGCTGGTCGTATTCGTCAGCGTGTTCCTGGACCAGGGCGGCATTCCGGTCCCGGCCTATCCACCCATCATCCTGACCGCGGCGCTGGCGGTGGACCGCGGCGACAGCGTGTGGCCGATCCTCATCGTGTCGACGCTCGCCGCCGTCATGGCGGACTGGTTGTGGTTCGTCGGTGGCAGGCGCCTGGGCGCGAAACTGCTGCGGCTGATGTGCCGGTTGTCGTTGTCGCCCGACTCGTGCGTGCTGATGACGCGCGGCGTGTACTCGCGCTGGGGCGCGCCATCGCTGATCGTGGCCAAGTTCATTCCCGGCTTCGCCGCGGTGGCGACCACGCTGGCCGGCGAGACCGGTACGCGCACCGGCCGCTTCCTGTTCTACGACGGAATCGGCGCGCTGCTCTGGTCCGGACTGGCCGTCGCGCTGGGCGCGATCTTCCATGAAGCGGTGAACAGCGTCCTGGAGCAACTGGAAGACCTGGGCCGCTTCGCACTGCCGGCCATCCTCATCCTGATCGCGGTGTTCGTGCTGTGGAAGCTGTGGCGGCGGCAGATGTTCCTGCGCCAGCTGCGCATGGCGCGGATCACGCCGATGGAGCTGCGCCAGCTGATCGACGAGGGCACCTCGCCGCTGATCCTGGACGTGCGCCCGGAACCAATGCGCAATGCCTCCGGCTGGATCCCCGGTGCGGTGTTCGTGCGCACCCTGGGCGAGGCGGAGCTGCTGCCGCGCGACGAAGTCGTCGTGTATTGCGACTGCCCCAATGAAGCCTCGGCGGCGGTGCTCGCGCGCGAGCTCAACAAGCACGGCTTCAAGCGCGTGCGACCGCTGGCCGGTGGCTTCGAGGGCTGGCGCAGCGAAGGCAACCAGGTCGCGTTCGAATAA
- a CDS encoding NRDE family protein — MCLIAVAWRAHSRYRLALIANRDEAHDRPASPAGFDPSESTVYGGRDLRAGGSWLMASTRGRLAAVTNVRAGLAEGAMPRSRGALVHGFVAGDHDNKAFIADLSGHAAEYGRFNLLTWDGADLAFASNYPAFEQRAVSPGLHAMSNGAFDARWPKSGHAVAALESWLQSPASQSSDDAALAPLFEALADTTPAPDAALPDTGVGLELERRLSPPFVRGPNYGTRCSTVVLVEDDGITFVEQSFGPDGLRLGRTRARFAID, encoded by the coding sequence ATGTGCCTGATAGCCGTCGCCTGGCGCGCCCATTCCCGTTACCGTCTCGCGCTGATCGCCAACCGCGACGAAGCCCATGACCGCCCGGCGTCGCCGGCGGGGTTCGATCCGAGCGAGTCCACGGTCTATGGCGGCCGCGACCTGCGCGCCGGTGGCAGCTGGCTGATGGCCTCGACACGGGGGCGCCTGGCGGCAGTGACCAACGTCCGCGCCGGCCTCGCCGAAGGCGCCATGCCACGCTCGCGCGGCGCACTGGTGCATGGGTTCGTCGCGGGCGACCACGACAACAAAGCCTTTATTGCCGACCTGTCCGGCCACGCAGCTGAATACGGCCGGTTCAATCTCCTGACCTGGGACGGCGCCGACCTCGCCTTCGCCAGCAACTACCCCGCGTTCGAGCAGCGCGCGGTGTCGCCTGGTCTCCATGCCATGTCCAACGGCGCCTTCGACGCACGCTGGCCCAAGAGCGGCCACGCCGTGGCGGCGCTCGAATCCTGGCTGCAATCGCCGGCCTCGCAATCCAGCGACGACGCGGCGCTGGCGCCACTGTTCGAGGCCCTGGCCGACACCACCCCGGCGCCCGATGCCGCCCTGCCCGATACCGGCGTCGGCCTGGAGCTGGAGCGCCGCCTGTCGCCGCCGTTCGTGCGCGGGCCGAACTACGGCACCCGATGCAGCACCGTGGTGCTGGTCGAGGACGACGGCATCACCTTCGTCGAGCAGAGCTTTGGCCCGGACGGCCTGCGCCTGGGCCGGACGCGGGCGCGCTTCGCCATCGACTGA
- a CDS encoding alpha/beta hydrolase family protein, translating into MKLAASLLLISSGFSTAVVAADDGAGCHAGAYALDDGRIVVIATVSEPADLRWRTLDGRSGLLKRDADGQWNSSVGWTGRADGLKARFGDCSDGRISFDGHAGQRRQFDITETTFEGNGVKLRGRLVLPPGDQPVPIAIEVHGSENNSAVQGLYTQYLYPAYGIGVFVYDKRGTGESTGTYTQNFHLLADDAKAALAEARRLAGKRVQRIGYDGGSQGGWVAPLAASQSDPDFVVVRFGLADSPLAEDREQVVLDLRNAGFGDDVMKKAREVTDVTGDIVASRGTKGWEKLDVVRTKYGAQPWWPAMKGEFTGLVVSLTRDRAAELAPVLEQETSWEFEPMPTLRSLRVPLLWVLAGEDREAPPQQTRERLLQLAHEGRAVSVIEFPATDHGILEFETASDGERTPTRYADGYFRVVNDWISSGRFVAPPYGTGKILAAPK; encoded by the coding sequence ATGAAGTTAGCTGCCTCGTTGTTGCTGATCTCTTCCGGATTCTCCACTGCCGTCGTCGCCGCTGACGACGGCGCAGGCTGCCACGCCGGCGCCTACGCGCTCGATGATGGCCGCATCGTCGTCATCGCGACGGTCAGCGAGCCGGCCGACCTGCGCTGGCGCACGCTCGACGGTCGCAGCGGATTGCTCAAGCGCGACGCGGACGGGCAGTGGAACAGCAGCGTCGGCTGGACCGGTCGCGCCGATGGCCTCAAGGCCCGCTTCGGCGATTGCAGTGACGGCAGGATCAGCTTCGACGGACACGCTGGCCAGCGCCGGCAGTTCGACATCACCGAGACGACGTTCGAGGGCAACGGCGTGAAGCTGCGCGGTCGCCTGGTGCTGCCGCCTGGCGACCAGCCGGTGCCGATCGCCATCGAGGTGCACGGCTCGGAAAACAACTCGGCGGTGCAGGGCCTGTACACCCAGTACCTGTATCCGGCGTACGGCATTGGCGTGTTCGTCTACGACAAGCGTGGCACCGGCGAATCGACCGGAACCTACACGCAGAACTTCCACCTGCTCGCCGACGACGCCAAGGCTGCGCTGGCGGAGGCGCGACGCCTCGCCGGCAAGCGCGTGCAGCGCATCGGCTACGACGGCGGCAGCCAGGGCGGCTGGGTGGCGCCGTTGGCGGCGAGCCAGAGCGATCCGGATTTCGTCGTCGTCCGCTTCGGCCTGGCCGACAGCCCGCTGGCCGAGGACCGCGAACAGGTGGTGCTCGACCTGCGCAACGCCGGCTTCGGCGACGACGTCATGAAGAAGGCGCGTGAGGTGACCGACGTCACCGGCGACATCGTCGCCTCGCGCGGCACGAAGGGCTGGGAGAAGCTGGACGTCGTCCGCACGAAGTACGGCGCCCAGCCGTGGTGGCCGGCGATGAAAGGCGAGTTCACCGGGCTGGTGGTGTCGCTCACGCGCGACCGGGCCGCCGAACTGGCGCCGGTGCTGGAACAGGAAACCAGCTGGGAGTTCGAACCCATGCCGACGCTGCGCAGCCTGCGTGTTCCACTGCTGTGGGTGCTGGCCGGTGAAGACCGCGAAGCGCCGCCGCAGCAGACCCGCGAGCGGCTGCTGCAACTTGCGCACGAGGGGCGCGCGGTCAGCGTGATCGAGTTCCCGGCGACCGATCACGGCATCCTCGAGTTCGAGACCGCAAGCGACGGCGAGCGCACGCCCACGCGGTATGCCGATGGCTACTTCAGGGTCGTCAACGACTGGATCAGCAGCGGCAGGTTTGTCGCTCCGCCGTATGGAACCGGCAAGATCCTGGCGGCGCCGAAGTAA
- a CDS encoding DUF4242 domain-containing protein produces the protein MPRYLIERAFAADLAIPVSEDGARDCARIASINGDSGVSWLHSYVSADRRRTFCIYDAPSPEAIRQAARRNGLPVASIIEISDLSPFFYF, from the coding sequence ATGCCCAGATACCTGATCGAACGCGCTTTCGCGGCCGACCTCGCCATTCCCGTCAGCGAGGATGGGGCCAGGGATTGCGCGCGGATAGCCAGCATCAATGGCGACAGTGGCGTGAGCTGGCTGCACTCCTACGTGAGTGCCGATCGGCGCAGGACGTTCTGCATCTACGACGCGCCGTCGCCGGAGGCGATCCGGCAGGCGGCGCGCCGCAACGGCCTGCCGGTGGCCAGCATCATCGAGATCTCCGACCTTTCACCGTTCTTCTACTTCTGA